The genomic stretch TCCTCTGGGATAGCTGGGGCACCAACGGCTCGGCCCAGGGTCCGTACCTGTTCTGGCGGCCCGTCCGCGTCGGCGTGAACAGCGCCGGCATCGGCGAAGCCCTCAGCTCGACCGACATCACCGAGCTCGGCATCATCCGCAGCGCCTACGGTGACCAGACCATCGCCCGCGACCTGGTCGTCTTCAGCGACAACCACGGCGAGTTCATGGTCGCTGCCAACGGCGACTTCAAGACCGACCTCTCGGCCTGCGCCACCAACGCGCTCGCCGGCGGCAAGCACTGCAAGCCCGGCGACAAGGTCGGCACGGCCACCATCACCGCCACCGCCGACTACCCGGACTTCCGCGGCAAGCACTTCCCGGTCGCGTCCAACGCGGTCACCGTCGACTGGACCTGGGGCGGCTACAAGGACGTCTCCATCCAGCCCGGCGAGACCGACCAGTTCGTCTACGTCGTCTTCCACGCGCTCGACCGCGATGGGTTCTGCTCCGTGCCGTCCGGCGCGGTCAGCCTCCACCCGGTCCTCACCAGCGCGGATGCCGGCAACGACTTCTCGGCCCTCGGCGCCCGCTACAACGGCGACCCGAACGAGAACGTCGACTTCCTGATCGACAGCGGTGAAGGCATCATCATCGCCCAGTCCGGCGGCGGCGCCATCAACGATGGCAAGCGGTTCGCCACCGGCGTGACGACCTTCTCCGTCAAGGCCAACAACCCGGCCACGTCGGGCATCAAGGAGTTCCCGCTCAGCCCGCTCGCGGCGGAGGGCCAGGACGACGAGTGCCAGGCCTGGATCAAGGTCTCGAACAGCCTCCTCGGCATCGTCAACGTCCTCGTGATTGCGAAGGATGACGAGGGCAACATCGGCTTCGACCGGGTCATCGACCTCCAGACGACCACGAGCTACACGCTCAACTTCCGCTGGAGCCTCATCACCTGGGCCGGCGCCGACAACATCCCGGTGATGGATGCCATCAAGGGCACCGGCAAGAACGAAGCCGGCAACGACATCTCCGACAGCGTCACCGCCATCTACGGCTGGAACGCTGCCGCCCAGGCGTGGCTCGGGTTCTTCCCGGCGGGCGTTGATGTGCCCGGCGCGAACGACCTGACCGCCCTCAAGACTGGCGAGGCCTACTGGATCGCCATCACCGGTCCGTCGTCCGTCACCTGGACTATCGCGACCAACGTCGACTAGCACCGGCGCCCCCGGAGGCCGGCCTGCCCCCCGCGGGCGGGCCGGTCCCCCGGGCCCGGGCAGGTTGAAAACGGTCGTACAGACAGGAATGGAGCAAACCATGACGAAAGTTCTCAAGGTGCTCGCTGGCGGATGGCTGGCTGCAGTCCTCGGCATCGCGCTCTTCGCGGCCTCCGGCGCCCTTGGTGGGCAGACGGTCTCCGCAGAGTCGCCGCCGAACCCGCCGGCCCGGTTTGTCGGGACGGTCACCGTCGATGGCCAGCCGGTTCCGGCCGGCACCGTCATCGAAGCGCGCATCGGCAACGCCGCCTGCGGCGTCACCCAGACGTTCACGCAGGGCGGGCAGGCCCGCTACGTCCTCGATGTCCCGGCGCTCGACCCGGGCGCGAACCCGAACTGCGGCGTCGACGGCGCGGTCGTCAGCTTCTACATCGGCGGCAAGAAGGCCGCGGAGTCCGGCACGTGGCGGAACTACCAGCTCAACGAGCTGAACCTGACCTACACGACGCCGACCCCGGCGCCGTCGCCCACGGCGACCCCGCGGCCGCCGTCCACCGGCGAAACGCTCGCCACCGATGGCGGCGCCTCGGCCAGCTGGCTCCTCGCCATCGCCGGCCTCGGCATTCTCGCCTTCGGCGTCAGCGGCCTCGCCGTCGCCCGGCGCGCCCGCTAGCCTTCACCCTCCGGGTGACCACCACGGGGCCCCGCACCAGCGGGGCCCCGTTCCATTTCCCCCGGCGCGAGCGCTCACCGCTCACGATGGTCCCTCCTCCCCCCTTGCTCCAGCTTGAAGCTTGACCCAACCGAGGCCGTCATCACGCCCGCTCCCCGCTCCCAGCTCCCCGCTCCCAGCTCCCCGCTCCCCGCTCCCAGCTCCCAGCTCCCCGCTCCCAGCTCCCTCCTCCCTCCTCCCTACCGCCTCCGCGGCCGCGCCCCCGCCGCCTCCAGCGCCCGGGCAAGCCGCTCCGCCGTAAACGGCTTCTGGATCAGCCCCGCAATCCGCCGCTTCACGTCCGTATCGATGTGCGCGTCCGCCGCATACCCGGTGCACACCACCACCGGCAGGTCCGGCCGGATGGCCGTCAGCGCCCGGAACGTCTCCGAGCCGGTCATCCCCGGCATCACCAGGTCGAGCAGCACCGCCGCGAACCGGTCCGGCCGTGCCCGCACAATCTCGACCGCCGTCGCGCCGCCCGGCGCCTCCACCACGTTGTAGCCCAGTTCACCGAGCGTCGCCGCCAGCGCCCGGCGCACCATCGGGTCGTCGTCCACCACCAGAACGAGGTTCCCCTCGCCTGCGCTAAAGACGTCGCCGGTGGCGTCGGCCCCGCCGGGCGCCAGCGGGAAGCTGAGGGTGAACGTCGTCCCGCGCCCGGGCTCGCTGTCGACCGTGATATCGCCGTGGTGCCCCTGCACGATGCCGTACGTAATCGCCATGCCGAGGCCCGTCCCCGAGCCCGGCGGCTTCGTCGTGTAAAACGGCTCGAAGATGCGCATCCGCACCTCGTCGGTCATCCCCGGGCCGGTGTCCGCAATTTCGACCCACGCCAGCGGGCCGGTCGCGCCCGCGCGGATCGCAATCCGCCCGCCCTCGGGCATCACATCGCGGGCGTTCAGCACGATGTTGGTCAGCGCCTGCTGCAGCTGCCCCGAATCGCCCTCGATGATCAGCGGCGTCTCCGGCAGCTCCACGTCCACCGCGATGCGCGAACTGATTGCCGGCGCCACCAGCTGCACCGTGTCCTCGATCACCGTCAGCAGGTCGACCCGCCCGAAGCGGACGAGCCCGCCGCGTGCGAACGACAGCAGCCGTCCCGTGAGGTCGGCCGCCTTGCGGGCCGCCTCCTCGATGAGCGCCACGTTCTCGCGCTCGTCGCTGTCGAGGTTGCGCGAGCGCTTCAGCAGGCCGGCGAACCCCAGAATCGTCGTCAGCAGGTTGTTGAAGTCGTGCGCCACTGCGCCGGCCATCGTCCCGAGCGATTCCATCTTCTGGCTCTGCATCAGCTGGGCCAGCAGCGCCTTCCGTTCCGACACATCGCGGGCGAGCACGAGCACCGCCTCGCGCCCGCCGTAGGCCACAAGCGAGGCGACCACCTCCACGTCGAGCGGCGAGCCGTCCCGCTTCCGGTAGCGCACGTCGGCGAGGTGCACCTCGCCGTCGGCGTGGATGCGCGCCATGAACGCGCCGAGCTCCGCCTCGTCTGCCATCGAAATATCGTCGAGGCGGAGCGACTGCAGCTCCCGCTGCGCATAGCCGAGCACGCGTGCCGCGAACGGGTTCGCATCGAGGATGCGCCGGCTGGCCGCATCGACCGTGAGGATCATCTCCTCCGCCTGCGCCACCAGCGAGCGGTACTTCAGCTCGCTCTCCGCCAGCGACTCCAGCGCCGAGGCCTTCTCCAGCGCCAGCGCGAGCGGCCCCGCCAGCGTCGCCAGCAGCTCGGCATCCTCGGCGCCGAACCGCCCGGTGCCCTCGCCCCAGAGCTCGACCAGGCCGCGTACCGCATCGTGCACCACGAGCGGCGCCCGGATGACCGAACAGAGGCCGGCCTCCAGCAGCGCCCGGTGTCCTGCGTGCAGCGGGGCCTCGTCGCGCGCGTCGGCCGCGAACTCCGGGGCGGCCCGGCCGGCCGATCCGGCGCCCCGCAGCCGGCCGACCGGCAGTTCGTCCGCGAAGGCCTCCGCCGGCAGCGCGATGCCGGCGTCCACGGCGAGGCGGCGGGCGACGGCCTGCCCGGGTTCGACCAGGAACACCGCCCCGAACGCCGCACCGAAGAGCGCCCGGCAATCCGCGAGGAACCGCTGGGCCACCCGCTCGGCCGTGCCGCCGGCGTTCAGCCGGGCCAGGATGCGCGTGGTCGCCTCGAGCCGCGCCGTCCGCCGGGCCTGCTCCTCGCGGCTGCGGAAGTGCCGGATGGCAAGCGCCAGCGGCTGCACCGCCTGGGCGAGCTGCTCCGCCTCGGCCCGGCCGAATCGGCCCGGCTGGCGCGCCCCGAGGGTTACCACCCCGCAGACGCTGTCGCCGTCGCGGACCGCCACCCGCATGCTCGAGCGGATGCCTGCCTCCAGCGCCGCCGCCGCGGTCGCCGTCAACCCCGGCGCAGCGGCCAGGTCGTCGAAGACGTGCACCACGGGGCCTGCCGGCGGCCACGCATCGAACACCTCCTCTGCCGTCAGCACATCGCCCGCGCGCCATCCGGCGCCCTCCGGGTCGGCCCCCGCGACCCGCACGCTGCTCCCTTCGACGACCCCGATCGCGCACTGGTCCGCGCCGTACATCGCCCGGAGCGCTCCCGCTACCTGCGCTGCCATCTCCTCGAGTCGGTCGTGCGCACCGAGCGCGCCCAGCAGGTCGAGCACGGCCCGTGCCCGCTGCGCCTGCTCGTGCGCCGAGGCGATGAGGTACGCCCGTTCGAGCACGGTGCCCAGCGTCGCCGCCAGCTCGCCGAACTGGGCCAGGTCCTCCCCGTCCCAGGCGCGCGGCGCCGCCGCTGCCACGGTGGCGATGCCCCGCACGGCTCCTGCCCCGTCCCGGATCGGCGCCCGCATGACGCTCCGCAGCCCGTGCTCCGCAAGCATCTGCGTGGCGCGGTCGAGCGCCCCGGCCCGGGCATCCTCCACCAGCACGGGGCCGCCCACGACCAGCCCCCGCCAGGCGTCCGGCTCCTCCCGCACCGCCCGCTCGAGTTCGGCCAGCTCCCCGGCCGAAAAGTGGTCGCTCGCGGCCGAGAGCCTCGGCTGACCCCCGGGGCCCGTGGTCAGGACCACCGCATGCGATGCGCCGAAGATCCGTCGCACCTCCCGCACGAACACGTCACCCGCGTCCCGCATCGAAGCCGCCGGCGTGAGTGCGAGCAGCACGCGCGTCTTCGCCTCCAGCAGCTCCGATTGCTCCGCCAGCCGCCCGAGCAGCCGGACCCGGTCGATCGCCACCGCCAGCGTCCGCGCCAGCTCCATCAGCCGCTCTTCATCGGCCCGGGTGTACCGGTGCGCGCGCCTGCTGCCCACCGTCACCAGTCCCACCGTCCCGTCGGTGAGCCGGAAGGGCACGCGCATCCCCGAGAGGAGCCCCCGTTCCCGCCCGATCGCCGTTCCCGGGTTGGGCGGCAGCGTCGCGAAAATATCCCCGGCGGGCTCGTCGCGGTGCGCCAGCGCCTCCCGGTAGGCGGCCACGTCGGCGTCGGTCAGCTCCGGCTGCAGGTCCGACGCGCGCATCACCGCCGAGCTCAGCCCGAGCAGCTCCCGGCGCCGCCGCTCGAGGTCGACGGTCCCGACCGCCACATGGTCGGCGCCGAAGTAGTCGCGCAGCCGCTCGGCAATCGCCTGGCAGGCCGGCCCCAGCTCCCGGGCCTCCCAGAGCGTTTCCAAAAGCTCCGCTGCAACGCTGAGCATCCCCGCATGCTGCTCGAGTGCCACGGCGTGCGCGACCGCCAGCTCCCCGCGCCGCAGCCGCTCAACCCCCAGCTCCACCACTCTCGCGACGCGCGCCAGGAAGCTGCGCTCCGTCGAGCACCAGGCCGACGGCTCCCGCCGCAGCGCCACCACCGCCAGCCCCAGCCCGCCCCAGCGGCGCGACCGCACCGCCGCCGCCAGCGACCCCATCCCCAGCGCCTCCCGCGCGAACGCTTCCGCCGGCATCAGGTCCGGCTCGTCGAGCGATTCCCGCACCCACGTCTCGCCCGGCCGTTCCTCGGTCAGCCGCCGATTCCGCCGGTCCGTTGCTGCGGCGATCGCCGCCTCCCACAGCCCCGGTGTGAGCATGCCGGCCGGCGCCGACCGCACCGTCCGCTCACCGCCAGGGCCGCCCTCAACCAGCACGAAGACCGCATCCGCCCCGGTGGCCGCACGCACACCCGCCGCGACGCCCTCCAGCAGGCTCGCCTCGTCCTCTGCCGCGGCGATCGTGGCCAGCAGGTCCGCTTCCGCTGCCCGGACCTCCCGCTCGAACTCCAGCCGTTCGAGCAGCAGCCGGGGCCGCAGCTCCGCCATCGCAGCGGCGGCCAGCTGCGCCAGCCTCCCGAGGTGCTCTCCCGAAAACGCGCCCGGCCTCAGGCTCCCGGCAAGCACGAACCCGACCGCCCTCCCGCGTTCGTCGGTGAGGGGAAGCCGAACTGTGCTGCGCACGCCCGCCGCAATCGCCGCCCGCTGGCCCGGCGTCGGGTTTGGCAGCTCCAGCGTATCTGCGATGACGGCCGCACCCTCCCGCTCTACCGCCTCCACGAAGGCGCGGTCGCTCCGCCGGTGGTCGAACGGCCAGCCCCCGGGCGAAAGCGGTCCCTCGAGCGGCCACCAGAACGCCCGCCTGCCGCGCCGGCTGACCGCCACGTACACGCAGTCGGCCCCGAGTTCGCGGGCTGCCGCCTCCGCAAAGCGGGCAGCGACCTCCTCGACCTCCCCGGTGTTGGCTGTTGCGCGCGTCATCCCGGGCAACGCCGTTGTTCCCGGCGCGCCCGCGGCCATCCCCGGGTCCGCCGGCAAATGCTCCCCCATCGTGGTCCCCCCGTCGCCGGCGCCCGCGCGGGGCCCCGGTGCCCTCAAACTCGAAAGGCGCCCGCATCGTACGTACAGGCGTTCCGTGCGCGGTATCAGGGAGTTCCCGGACATTCGCACTGCAACGAACTTTTTGGCCGGGTTCAATGGAAATCCGCGCCGCAACGCTCCCGACCCGGCGCAGCCCGTGCCCGAGAGCGCCGGCGGAGTACCATACGCACCATGAACGAAACGCTGCGCTCGCGAACCCGCGTCGTCGTCACCGGCCTCGGCGCCATCACGCCCGCCGGTCAGACCGTCGACGAGTTCTGGCAGAACCTCGTCGACGGCCGCTCGGGCATCGGCTACCTCACCATGGTCGACCCGACCGGCTACCCCTGTAAGTTCGCCGGCGAAGTCAAAGACTGGGACCCGACTCGCTACATCGAGCGCAAGGCCGCCCGCCGCATGGCCCGCTTCTCCCAGTTCATGGTCGCCGCCGCCGCACAGGCCATCGCCGACGCCGGCCTCGACCTCGACGCCGAAGACCGCGACCGCATCGCCGTCCTCGTCGGCAACGGCGGCGGCGGCTACCCCGATATCCAGGAGGCCGCCCGCACCCTCTTCGAGCGCGGCGGCATGCGCATCGACCCCCTCTACCTCGCCCGCTCGCTCGGCAACATGGCCGCGGCCCAGGTCTCCCTCCAGTTCGGCCTGCGCGGCTACAACGGCACCATCGTCACCGCCTGCGCCGCCGGCACCCAGGCCATCGGCGAGGCCGCCTGGCTCATCCGCACCGGCCGCGCCGAGATCGCCGTCACCGGCGGCTGCGAAGCCGGCATCTCCGAGCTCGGCCTCGCCGGCTTCTCCGTCATGCGCGCCCTCACCAGCTTCGACGGCCCGCCCGAGGAAGCCTCCCGCCCCTTCGATGCCACCCGCGACGGCTTCGTCCCCTGCGAAGGCGCCGGCGCGCTCATTCTCGAATCCGAAGCCCATGCCCGCGCCCGCGGCGCACGCATCTACGCCGAGATCGCCGGCTTCGGCTGCACCAACGATGCCTTCCACGTCGCCGCACCGCCCGACGACGGCGAGGGCGCTGCCCGCGCCATGGCCGAGGCCCTCCGCGACGCCGGCCTCTCCCCGGCTGACATCGACTACATCAACGCCCACGCCACCAGCACCCCCCTCGGCGATACCGCCGAAACCCGCGCCATCAAACGCGTCTTCGGCAAAGACGCCTACCGTGTCGCCATCAGCGCCACCAAGTCGCTCATCGGCCACGGCCTCGGCGCCAGCGGCGGCATGGAGACCGTCGCCACCATCAAGACCATCGAAACCGGCACCATCCACCCCACCATCAACCTCCACCACCCCGACCCCGACTGCGACCTCGACTACGTCCCCAACGTCGCCCGCAAGGCCGAAGTTCGCGCCGCCCTCAAAAACAGCTTCGGCTTCGGCGGCCAGAACAGCTCCCTCGCCATCGTCCGCTACGAACCGTAGCCGTCGCGGCGTCCCGCCTCGCGCAGCCCACCGCCAACACCACAGCGGCCCCGGGAAACGTCCCCGGGGCCGCTGACCGTTCGCTCCGGAAGGAGGCGGCTACACCACGCCCGGCGGCACCTCGACGTCGCCGTCGCGCAGCGGCCGTGCGGTCGGCCGTACCGCCACCTCGAGCAGCTCCGCGATATCGAAGGCCCGGATCGTCCGCTTCTCCTCGTCCGGCTGCACCGCCGGGATGCCGTCCTCGAACATCTGGATGCAGAACGGGCAGGCCGTCGCCACGATGTTCGCGCCCGTATTCGCGGCCTCCGCCGCGCGCAGGTGGTTCACCCGCGTGCCCGCTTCCTCCTGCCACATGTTCCCGCCGCCGGCTCCGCAGCAGAGCCCGCGCTCCCGCGACCGCGGCATCTCCACCAGCTTCGCGCCGGGGATCGCCTCGATGACCTGCCGCGGCGTGTCGTAGATGCCGTTCCCCCGGCCGAGATAGCAGCTGTCGTGCACCGTAATCGTCGCCCCGGTCCCCTCCTTCGGCTTCAGGTCGCCCTTCGCCAGCAGGAACTGGAGGAAGTCGGCGTGGTGGGTCACCTCCCACTTCCCGCCGAAATCCGGGTACTCGTTCCGGAACGTGTTGAAGCAGTGCGGGCAGCTCGTGATCACCCGCTTCACGCCCATCTCGTTCAGCGCATCGGCGTTCGCCTGCGCCATCGTCGCGAACAGGAACTCATTGCCGAGCCGCCGGGCCGGGTCGCCGTTGCAGGTCTCCGCCTGCCCCAGCACACCGAAGCTGACGCCGGCTTCCAGCAGCAGCTTCACCACCGCCTGCGTAATCGGGATGTTCCGCTCCACCAGCGCGCCCGAGCAGCCCACCCAGTAGAGGTACTCCTGCGAGCCGTCGTAGATCGGCACATCGATCCCCTGCGCCCGGAGCTGCTCGATCCACGTCTCCCGCGTCAGCTGCGTCCCGCGCCACGGGTGGCCGCGCTGCTCCAGGTTCTGGAGCGCCGCCTGGGCCGTGGCCGGCACCCGGGCCTGCTCCATCACCAGGTACCGCCGCATCTCCACAATCGGCGGCACGTGCTCCACCAGCACCGGGCACTCCTGCATGCACGCCCCGCAGGTGCGGCAGGCCCAGAGCGTCTCATCCTTGATGTACCCGCCCACCAGCGGCTCCAGCTCCTCCTCCGGGTTCTTCCCCTTCAGGATGAGCGGGCCCGCGTGGTTCATGTACGTCTTGATGTCCTGGATGAGCGCCATCGGCGACAGCGGCTGCCCCGCCGTATACGCCGGGCACACCTCCGTGCACCGCCCGCAGCGCACGCACGTGTCGGCATCGAACAGGGTCTTCCACGTGAAGTCCTGCAGCCGGCCTGCGCCGAGCCCCGCGCCCTCCTCGATCAGCTTCTCGATGTCGCCCATCGGCTCGAGGTAGAGCGGCGTGGTCGGCCGCTTGAAGAACGCGTTCACCGGCGCCAGCGCAATGTGCCGGAACTTCGTCAGCGCCATCAGCGTCAGCAGCACAAACGCTCCGACGACGTGGAACCACCACCAGCCCACATGGAAATTGAGCAGCGTATCGGGCGAAATCCCGCCCACCGCCTTCGCCACCACGTAGCCCGCCGGCGACCACTTCGACCACGACTCGTTCCCCGCCGGGATTTCGTCCGCCGCCAGCCGCAGCCCTTCGACCACGATCCCGCTGAACAGCACAACGCCCAGCAGGCCGACGATGATCGCGTCCTCCGTCCCGCGGCGGTCCCAGTTCAGCTTGTCGGGCGGCGAGATGTACCGCCGGTACACCGCCATGCCGATGCCGATGAGCCCGATCACGCCGAACACGTCGCCCACGAGCGAATACACGAGGTATGTCGGGCCCGTCAGGAACAGGTGCTCCCGGTCCGACCCGAAGATGACCGGCAGGTAGTCATCCAGCGCCAGCAGGATGGTGACGATCGTCAGCACCACGAAGCTGGAGTAGATGAAACCGTGCATCACGCCCGCGTACCGATCGTTCTTCACCCGGCTCGTCCCGGCGCCCAGCGTCAGCATGTTCGTAATCCGCGCGCTCAGGCTCTGGTTCACTCGGTGCGGTTTCCCCAGCCGCCAAACGCGCAGCCGCTGCAGCAGCGCCCCGAAAATCACCGCCATCGATATGGCGAAGATGAAGTACATCAGCCAGGGCGTCTTGATGTTGAAGAACACCTCGCGCGAGGCGTCCCTGGTGTGAACCGCCGTCTCGAAGGCCGAAATCGCCGCCAGGATCGCCACCGGGACGACGATGCCGCCCCAGCTGCCGCGCAGCCGCGTGCCCTTCCGGCGCTCTCCCCCGTTGCCGGTCATCGAACCTTGCTTCATGTCACGCGTTCCCGTTCCAGGTTTCGAAGCGGTGCGCGCCGGCAGGCCCCGCGCGCACGATGTAGCCGCATCCTACCCGAGCCTCCCCTTCGGTGCGAACCCTGTTCATCCCGCCCGAACGGTGCCCCGCGTGTCCCGGCTTACGCCGCCCCGGCACGACGGCGCCCCGGCCTTCCGACCGGGGCGCAATTCCAGGCGTGTCCCTTGAGTCCGCCGCTACGACTTTGTCGGCAGCTCGTTCGTTGGCGTCCCGTACAGCTTCCGCAGGTCCGTCTTCAACACCTTGCCCATCACGTTCCGCGGCAGCTCATCCACCACGGCCACATACTGCGGGGCTTTGAACGACGCCAGCCGCGATTTCGCGTATTGCGTAATCTCCTCCGGCGTGATCGTCGCGCCCGGCTTCAGCACCACGATCGCCTTCACCACCTCGCCCCACTCGACATCCGGCACACCGATGACGGCCGCCTCCTCGATCGCCGGGTGCTCCTCGAGCACGTTCTCGATCTCGCCGGGCGAGATGTTCTCGCCGCCGCGGATAATCAGGTCCTTCTTCCGGCCCGTGATGTACAGGTAGCCGCCCTCGTCGAGTTTGCCCACGTCGCCGGTGTGCAGCCACCCATCGATGATCGCCGAGCTCGTCGCATCCTCCTGCTTGTAGTACCCCTTCATTACACGGTCCGAGCGGACGCAGATTTCGCCCTCCTCGCCGGGCGGCAGCGGGCGGTTCCGCTCGTCCATGATGGCGAGCTCCACGTCCGGCATCGGCTTGCCCACCGAGCGCAGCCGCTGCTCCTTGATCTCCGTGTCCGTGCTGAGGTCGTGGTCCTCCGGCCCGAGGAACGTCAGCGTCGCGGTCGATTCCGTCTGGCCGTAGGCATTGATCAGACCAATCCCCTTCGGCGGGAAGATATCGCACGCCTTCCGCACCACCTCGTACGGCATCGGCGCCGCCCCGTAGGTGATCTGCTTCAGCGACGAGATGTCGTATTTGTCGAAGTCCGGCACCTCCATAATCCGCTTCAGCATCGTCGGCACCACGAAGGCGTGCGTGATGCCTTCCTGCTGCACCGCCT from Tepidiforma thermophila encodes the following:
- a CDS encoding heterodisulfide reductase-related iron-sulfur binding cluster, producing MKQGSMTGNGGERRKGTRLRGSWGGIVVPVAILAAISAFETAVHTRDASREVFFNIKTPWLMYFIFAISMAVIFGALLQRLRVWRLGKPHRVNQSLSARITNMLTLGAGTSRVKNDRYAGVMHGFIYSSFVVLTIVTILLALDDYLPVIFGSDREHLFLTGPTYLVYSLVGDVFGVIGLIGIGMAVYRRYISPPDKLNWDRRGTEDAIIVGLLGVVLFSGIVVEGLRLAADEIPAGNESWSKWSPAGYVVAKAVGGISPDTLLNFHVGWWWFHVVGAFVLLTLMALTKFRHIALAPVNAFFKRPTTPLYLEPMGDIEKLIEEGAGLGAGRLQDFTWKTLFDADTCVRCGRCTEVCPAYTAGQPLSPMALIQDIKTYMNHAGPLILKGKNPEEELEPLVGGYIKDETLWACRTCGACMQECPVLVEHVPPIVEMRRYLVMEQARVPATAQAALQNLEQRGHPWRGTQLTRETWIEQLRAQGIDVPIYDGSQEYLYWVGCSGALVERNIPITQAVVKLLLEAGVSFGVLGQAETCNGDPARRLGNEFLFATMAQANADALNEMGVKRVITSCPHCFNTFRNEYPDFGGKWEVTHHADFLQFLLAKGDLKPKEGTGATITVHDSCYLGRGNGIYDTPRQVIEAIPGAKLVEMPRSRERGLCCGAGGGNMWQEEAGTRVNHLRAAEAANTGANIVATACPFCIQMFEDGIPAVQPDEEKRTIRAFDIAELLEVAVRPTARPLRDGDVEVPPGVV
- a CDS encoding class I adenylate-forming enzyme family protein yields the protein MNTIEFLQITSSVVPDREALVDFDGNGGGKRLTYAEMYRQVCKLANAFQGLGVEKGDHVAIMAVNSADFVISYYASAMLGATFVPLNYRAKDEELTYMVNVSETKVLLVSDRYRELVERIRPTLTTVQHYVSLGGAAEGYLRYEELLESGAEDEVWTEIDDKDATLIIFTSGTTAQPKGVQLSFLDMTAYATNQPPADLETHEKLLVSAPFFHVAGATTMILGVWMGRTLVILPQFSPELWLQAVQQEGITHAFVVPTMLKRIMEVPDFDKYDISSLKQITYGAAPMPYEVVRKACDIFPPKGIGLINAYGQTESTATLTFLGPEDHDLSTDTEIKEQRLRSVGKPMPDVELAIMDERNRPLPPGEEGEICVRSDRVMKGYYKQEDATSSAIIDGWLHTGDVGKLDEGGYLYITGRKKDLIIRGGENISPGEIENVLEEHPAIEEAAVIGVPDVEWGEVVKAIVVLKPGATITPEEITQYAKSRLASFKAPQYVAVVDELPRNVMGKVLKTDLRKLYGTPTNELPTKS
- a CDS encoding GAF domain-containing protein; this translates as MTRATANTGEVEEVAARFAEAAARELGADCVYVAVSRRGRRAFWWPLEGPLSPGGWPFDHRRSDRAFVEAVEREGAAVIADTLELPNPTPGQRAAIAAGVRSTVRLPLTDERGRAVGFVLAGSLRPGAFSGEHLGRLAQLAAAAMAELRPRLLLERLEFEREVRAAEADLLATIAAAEDEASLLEGVAAGVRAATGADAVFVLVEGGPGGERTVRSAPAGMLTPGLWEAAIAAATDRRNRRLTEERPGETWVRESLDEPDLMPAEAFAREALGMGSLAAAVRSRRWGGLGLAVVALRREPSAWCSTERSFLARVARVVELGVERLRRGELAVAHAVALEQHAGMLSVAAELLETLWEARELGPACQAIAERLRDYFGADHVAVGTVDLERRRRELLGLSSAVMRASDLQPELTDADVAAYREALAHRDEPAGDIFATLPPNPGTAIGRERGLLSGMRVPFRLTDGTVGLVTVGSRRAHRYTRADEERLMELARTLAVAIDRVRLLGRLAEQSELLEAKTRVLLALTPAASMRDAGDVFVREVRRIFGASHAVVLTTGPGGQPRLSAASDHFSAGELAELERAVREEPDAWRGLVVGGPVLVEDARAGALDRATQMLAEHGLRSVMRAPIRDGAGAVRGIATVAAAAPRAWDGEDLAQFGELAATLGTVLERAYLIASAHEQAQRARAVLDLLGALGAHDRLEEMAAQVAGALRAMYGADQCAIGVVEGSSVRVAGADPEGAGWRAGDVLTAEEVFDAWPPAGPVVHVFDDLAAAPGLTATAAAALEAGIRSSMRVAVRDGDSVCGVVTLGARQPGRFGRAEAEQLAQAVQPLALAIRHFRSREEQARRTARLEATTRILARLNAGGTAERVAQRFLADCRALFGAAFGAVFLVEPGQAVARRLAVDAGIALPAEAFADELPVGRLRGAGSAGRAAPEFAADARDEAPLHAGHRALLEAGLCSVIRAPLVVHDAVRGLVELWGEGTGRFGAEDAELLATLAGPLALALEKASALESLAESELKYRSLVAQAEEMILTVDAASRRILDANPFAARVLGYAQRELQSLRLDDISMADEAELGAFMARIHADGEVHLADVRYRKRDGSPLDVEVVASLVAYGGREAVLVLARDVSERKALLAQLMQSQKMESLGTMAGAVAHDFNNLLTTILGFAGLLKRSRNLDSDERENVALIEEAARKAADLTGRLLSFARGGLVRFGRVDLLTVIEDTVQLVAPAISSRIAVDVELPETPLIIEGDSGQLQQALTNIVLNARDVMPEGGRIAIRAGATGPLAWVEIADTGPGMTDEVRMRIFEPFYTTKPPGSGTGLGMAITYGIVQGHHGDITVDSEPGRGTTFTLSFPLAPGGADATGDVFSAGEGNLVLVVDDDPMVRRALAATLGELGYNVVEAPGGATAVEIVRARPDRFAAVLLDLVMPGMTGSETFRALTAIRPDLPVVVCTGYAADAHIDTDVKRRIAGLIQKPFTAERLARALEAAGARPRRR
- the fabF gene encoding beta-ketoacyl-ACP synthase II, whose amino-acid sequence is MNETLRSRTRVVVTGLGAITPAGQTVDEFWQNLVDGRSGIGYLTMVDPTGYPCKFAGEVKDWDPTRYIERKAARRMARFSQFMVAAAAQAIADAGLDLDAEDRDRIAVLVGNGGGGYPDIQEAARTLFERGGMRIDPLYLARSLGNMAAAQVSLQFGLRGYNGTIVTACAAGTQAIGEAAWLIRTGRAEIAVTGGCEAGISELGLAGFSVMRALTSFDGPPEEASRPFDATRDGFVPCEGAGALILESEAHARARGARIYAEIAGFGCTNDAFHVAAPPDDGEGAARAMAEALRDAGLSPADIDYINAHATSTPLGDTAETRAIKRVFGKDAYRVAISATKSLIGHGLGASGGMETVATIKTIETGTIHPTINLHHPDPDCDLDYVPNVARKAEVRAALKNSFGFGGQNSSLAIVRYEP